The following are from one region of the Malassezia vespertilionis chromosome 4, complete sequence genome:
- a CDS encoding uncharacterized protein (COG:S; EggNog:ENOG503NW1W; TransMembrane:2 (i205-226o294-315i)), whose amino-acid sequence MSDRPYDTERPEGHYGSSGLPSDNNMSMNHYDTSAVFDQDGDEHEHVAPELHQPRYQYASSVADRFRFGLAKFAHKVGMKIPGLAYSALPGRGGNRDRTQMRTLGGGIQQDGVFSNMNAKPERQRRANSGDPDDLGEDDDIADDTLPPTYDAAAVDTVPTYWESTVFGANPMVDLEGGWSPDGPHVGEVSDMIVDGMLLGSVFGLLWNMVISVCFQFIGFILTFLLHTTHAAKYGSCAGLGISLVQYSLSLFERAYEIAKEAQKEAAKHRGKEKPPNQNQHLPSAEDLRQVRTIAYIILVLGIFAIFHSIIRFALMYRKGFKLVAAANAQAQTGSQLNGSGTQELNVQPTGFFESFANPVSSMVHSIGRLRNSILTEVGLLSNIRDTHSAEDYIIHPRGANVVFSSADDADGPLPSHVVVPYADPSMPQDTLHNLRQFMFPTSVEELENIEFGRSR is encoded by the coding sequence ATGTCGGACCGCCCGTATGATACTGAACGCCCAGAAGGGCATTACGGTAGCTCCGGACTACCTAGCGATAACAACATGAGTATGAATCACTACGACACATCTGCTGTTTTTGATCAGGATGGCGACGAGCATGAACATGTTGCGCCGGAACTCCACCAGCCCCGATACCAGTATGCATCCTCCGTCGCAGATCGTTTTCGGTTTGGTTTGGCAAAGTTTGCGCATAAAGTGGGTATGAAAATACCAGGCCTCGCATATTCCGCGCTCCCCGGGCGTGGAGGAAACCGCGACCGGACGCAGATGCGGACGCTGGGCGGCGGGATTCAGCAGGATGGAGTATTTTCGAATATGAACGCCAAGCCGGAACGGCAGCGAAGAGCGAACTCCGGTGATCCAGATGATCTCGGCGAAGATGACGATATTGCAGACGATACACTCCCTCCCACCTATgatgctgctgctgtgGATACGGTGCCTACGTACTGGGAAAGCACCGTGTTCGGAGCAAATCCAATGGTCGACCTTGAAGGTGGATGGTCCCCCGATGGTCCTCATGTAGGCGAGGTTTCCGATATGATTGTGGATGGTATGCTGCTTGGGTCTGTGTTTGGACTATTATGGAATATGGTGATCAGTGTCTGCTTCCAATTTATCGGATTTATTCTCACCTTCCTCCTGCACACGACGCATGCAGCAAAATATGGAAGTTGTGCAGGGCTTGGCATTTCGCTTGTACAGTATTCGCTGAGCCTTTTCGAGCGTGCATACGAAATCGCGAAAGAAGCACAAAAAGAAGCGGCAAAGCACCGTGGCAAGGAGAAGCCGCCGAATCAGAACCAGCACCTGCCCTCGGCTGAAGACCTCAGGCAAGTGAGAACCATTGCGTACATCATTTTGGTACTCGGGATATTTGCCATCTTTCACAGCATCATCCGTTTTGCCTTGATGTACCGTAAGGGCTTCAAGCTGGTTGCGGCCGCAAACGCACAGGCACAAACAGGATCGCAATTGAATGGATCGGGTACCCAGGAACTAAATGTACAGCCTACGGGATTTTTCGAGTCGTTCGCAAACCCCGTATCATCTATGGTACATTCTATCGGTCGACTCAGGAATTCCATTCTAACCGAAGTGGGACTCCTCAGCAATATTCGGGACACGCATTCTGCGGAGGACTACATTATTCatccacgcggcgcaaacgtcGTGTTTTCCTCGGCGGATGATGCCGATGGTCCACTTCCATCGCATGTGGTGGTACCGTATGCGGATCCGTCGATGCCGCAGGACACACTGCATAACCTGCGACAATTCATGTTCCCAACATCTGTCGAGGAGTTGGAGAATATAGAGTTTGGGCGAAGCAGGTAG
- a CDS encoding uncharacterized protein (TransMembrane:1 (o287-304i)), with protein sequence MFYRAHEQIWRSTLDAVEDTSAEPEAQAKQPVRGNGGEAAMARIYAQFLSPAETHDAVYESVAALYHDETQCREMEQKKTQPFVHGQKRSFASFYLFPDASRRPHAFRRSFSSSARTSATHATPYELLGLERSASIAEIKSSYYGMVKQLHPDVNKPTTKREGEERLEKFRAVVKAYELLRDKRTKGMYDKYGVGWEYGVVSPGLGGERFTWAQRGYNRPQSPEEWDNWHMWSEVLRRAAKDHPARNGWQHTAQRGYSSNQFYGFPPDMDPEEANRRAEQAVPGNRQFFAVIFVIVWVIAAVQIERLTSLGLQQAETNSRTTLEISRNLQDARKNARTTEGQLRQRALMERIRKSKLEHDTMPHASASMGQEVVKAPESSGFS encoded by the coding sequence ATGTTTTATCGTGCACATGAGCAGATTtggcgctcgacgctggACGCCGTCGAGGACACAAGTGCCGAACCAGAGGCGCAAGCGAAGCAACCTGTGCGTGGAAATGGAGGGGAAGCAGCCATGGCCAGGATCTATGCACAGTTTCTCTCACCAGCAGAGACGCACGACGCCGTGTACGAATCCGTGGCCGCACTCTATCACGACGAGACGCAATGCCGTGAAATGGAACAGAAAAAAACTCAGCCTTTTGTGCACGGCCAAAAGCGATCATTCGCGTCCTTTTACTTGTTCCCGGACGCATCACGGCGCCCCCATGCATTCAGACGGTCTTTTTCCTCCAGTGCACGTACCAGTGCGACTCATGCTACACCATATGAGCTACTTGGGCTCGAACGCTCCGCGTCCATCGCCGAGATTAAGTCCAGTTATTACGGAATGGTTAAGCAGCTTCATCCTGATGTAAACAAACCCACAACAAAGAGAGAAGGGGAGGAGCGATTGGAGAAGTTTCGCGCTGTCGTAAAAGCGTACGAGCTACTGCGGGACAAGCGGACAAAAGGCATGTATGATAAATATGGCGTTGGGTGGGAATATGGGGTAGTATCTCCTGGGCTAGGGGGGGAGCGATTCACATGGGCACAGCGGGGGTACAATAGGCCCCAGAGCCCTGAGGAGTGGGACAATTGGCACATGTGGTCTgaggtgctgcgccgtgcggcaAAGGACCATCCAGCGCGGAACGGTTGGCAACATACCGCACAGAGGGGCTATTCTTCAAACCAATTTTACGGTTTTCCCCCAGACATGGACCCAGAAGAGGCAAATCGGCGTGCGGAACAGGCGGTACCTGGAAACCGCCAATTCTTTGCTGTCATCTTTGTCATCGTATGGGTCATTGCCGCAGTCCAAATTGAGCGGCTTACTTCACTGGGCCTCCAACAAGCTGAAACGAATTCCAGGACGACGTTGGAGATTTCGCGAAATTTGCAAGACGCACGAAAGAATGCGCGCACAACTGAAGGACAGCTACGGCAGCGTGCATTGATGGAGCGTATTCGGAAAAGCAAGCTTGAGCATGACACTATGCCACACGCCTCTGCGAGCATGGGTCAAGAAGTGGTCAAAGCACCGGAATCATCGGGCTTCTCATAG
- a CDS encoding uncharacterized protein (EggNog:ENOG503P5VP; COG:G; SECRETED:SignalP(1-21)) has product MFARSVLAFAALFALVPLAYAGVIPSTSFAQPVDVTANIDEFSLAAGLTQQTYCPGDGYKNGQKVGDAELLWHYGDGNFVQHALIYHSDSLGIVVAYQGTNLTSLLSDLHDAVFFLSPPDHRYKDGLPEGTLLAAGFQASYIDVVDSVMEQVKKLMKEYKEDRVSIVGHSLGAAMGLISAADFNYRLKDNLHRVYLFGLPRTGNPTFANFIDKSIGKKLNWAVNGKDWVPHVPPRFLGFQNPSNGIWINPANSTNWKMYPGQENVHGYDSVALPEYGIFDDHQGVYFHTQIGASSGHCPAKVGQD; this is encoded by the coding sequence CACAGCCTGTCGACGTGACGGCCAACATTGACGAATTCTCCCTCGCGGCTGGTCTCACGCAGCAGACATACTGCCCAGGCGATGGCTACAAAAACGGGCAAAAGGTTGGTGATGCTGAGCTTCTCTGGCACTATGGCGATGGCAACTTTGTGCAGCACGCTCTGATCTATCACTCAGACTCGCTCGGCATTGTTGTGGCGTACCAAGGCACCAACCTCACCTCGCTTCTGTCCGATCTTCACGACGCTGTTTTCTTCCTTTCACCGCCTGACCACCGCTACAAGGATGGTTTGCCTGAGGGTACATTGCTTGCTGCCGGCTTCCAGGCTTCCTACATTGACGTCGTCGACTCGGTGATGGAGCAAGTTAAGAAATTAATGAAGGAATACAAAGAGGATCGCGTCTCCATTGTTGGTCACTCCCTTGGTGCTGCAATGGGTCTCATTTCTGCGGCTGATTTCAACTACCGCCTCAAGGACAATTTGCACCGCGTCTACCTCTTTGGTCTTCCTCGCACTGGTAACCCAACCTTTGCCAACTTTATCGACAAGTCGATTGGTAAGAAGCTGAACTGGGCGGTGAACGGTAAGGATTGGGTGCCCCATGTTCCTCCTCGTTTCCTGGGCTTCCAGAACCCGTCTAACGGTATCTGGATTAACCCCGCAAACTCCACTAACTGGAAAATGTACCCTGGTCAGGAGAACGTGCACGGATATGACTCCGTGGCGCTTCCCGAGTATGGTATTTTTGATGACCACCAAGGTGTCTACTTCCACACGCAAATTGGCGCATCTAGTGGTCATTGCCCTGCTAAAGTTGGTCAAGACTAA